Proteins encoded within one genomic window of Megalopta genalis isolate 19385.01 chromosome 10, iyMegGena1_principal, whole genome shotgun sequence:
- the TrpRS-m gene encoding tryptophanyl-tRNA synthetase, mitochondrial encodes MLTLLKNTVASQTRCVICKCMCRRQYSSGKGSKLNYPRRIFSGIQPTGDIHIGNYLGAIKKWVELQYNEKNVIWSVVDMHAITLPQDRKELHNNIMRMTATLLACGIDPKKSILFQQSAVPMHAELYWVLGCITTLARLAHLPQFKEKSQTVKFVPLGLYVYPVLQAADILLYRATHVPCGEDQIQHIELAQELAVSFNNKIGKIFCVPHALINEDASHRIRSLRDPMKKMSKSDQSPKSRINILDEPSILKEKVKKAVTDFTSEITYEPNERPGVANLITIHSMFTGQTSDEICLEMQGLNTAQYKLLLADLIIEKLSPIREEFSRLIKEPVYLSEVLKDGKERATEIAEETWQQVRDKVGFGDGNFQHNENQTVQNTIYKI; translated from the exons ATGTTAACACTACTGAAAAATACTGTAGCGTCCCAGACACGTTGTGTTATCTGCAAATGTATGTGCAGAAGACAATACAGCAGTGGCAAG GGTTCCAAGTTGAATTATCCGAGGCGAATATTTTCCGGAATACAACCGACTGGAGATATTCATATAGGAAATTACTTGGGTGCTATCAAAAAATGGGTAGAATTGCAATATaacgaaaaaaatgttatttggAGTGTAGTGGACATGCATGCTATTACTTTACCTCAA GACCGCAAAGAATTACACAATAATATAATGAGAATGACAGCTACATTATTAGCATGTGGTATAGATCCAAAGAAGAGCATATTATTTCAACAATCTGCAGTACCTATGCATGCAGAATTATATTGGGTTCTTGGATGTATAACAACTTTAGCAAGATTAGCACACTTACCTCAGTTTAAAGAGAAAAGCCAAACAGTAAAATTTGTCCCATTAGGTTTGTATGTCTATCCTGTTTTACAAGCAgctgatatattattatacag AGCAACCCATGTTCCATGTGGTGAAGATCAAATTCAACATATTGAGTTAGCACAAGAATTGGCTGTTTCATTTAACAATAAAATTGGCAAAATATTTTGTGTGCCACATGCTTTAATAAATG AAGATGCAAGTCATCGAATACGGTCATTGCGCGATCCAATGAAAAAAATGTCTAAATCAGACCAAAGTCCAAAGAGTAGAATAAACATACTGGATGAACCAAGCATTTTGAAAGAAAAAGTAAAGAAAGCTGTAACCGATTTTACATCTGAGATAACTTACGAACCGAATGAACGACCTGGAGTTGCTAATTTAATCACCATTCATTCTATGTTTACTGGACAAACGTCAGACGAAATATGTTTGGAAATGCAAGGATTGAATACTGCACA ATACAAATTGCTATTAGCAGACTTAATTATAGAAAAGCTGTCTCCAATAAGAGAAGAATTCTCAAGATTAATCAAGGAACCAGTATATTTAAGCGAAGTATTGAAAGATGGCAAGGAAAGAGCAACAGAAATTGCAGAAGAAACTTGGCAGCAGGTTCGAGACAAAGTAGGCTTTGGAGATGGCAATTTTCAACATAATGAAAACCAGACTGTACAGAATactatatacaaaatataa
- the LOC117220268 gene encoding NAD(P)H oxidoreductase RTN4IP1, mitochondrial isoform X1, whose amino-acid sequence MLKRAVWRLKSTFWNVQSRPASKLSVKHKENIEDKMQAWQIHSYDGLEELKLSNVRIPIIARPTDVLIKVEASSVNPIDIAMTKGYGSAVLNFMRKARTFTSGGQYEGLELPLTLGRDFSGIIVSKGHGVGNRLKLGDKVWGVVPVEQQGCHAGYVIVDNTLVSLQPKNLSYIEAASILYAGLTAWSALWITGGLCYKTAMAIRKNNRILILGGSGGVGTMAIQLAKAWNMHVITTCSSDAVNLVHKLGADVVIDYKLNDADSKIIMEGPYSIILDCANQGPYEIRSKGYPHCTYITLNSPLLKNIDQHGLIAGAVKNVGELIRYNVPTVENKSCVKWGFFAPSQTGIKTLQEYVESGEVVPVVKKVYPFQELPVAYNRVAQGHLRGKIVIDMR is encoded by the exons ATGTTAAAAAGGGCAGTATGGCGTTTAAAATCAACATTTTGGAATGTTCAATCACGACCCGCTAGTAAGTTGTCAGTCAAACATAAGGAAAATATTGAAGACAAAATGCAAGCATGGCAGATACACTCGTATGATGGTTTAGAAGAATTAAAGTTGTCAAACGTCAGAATTCCAATAATCGCTAGACCAACAGATGTATTAATAAAAGTCGAAGCGTCTAGCGTGAATCCAATAGACATTGCTATGACAA AAGGATATGGATCAGCAGTTTTAAATTTTATGCGAAAAGCAAGAACATTTACCAGTGGTGGACAATACGAAGGATTGGAACTACCTTTAACGCTTGGTAGAGATTTTTCTGGTATAATAGTTTCAAAAGGACACGGTGTGGGCAATAGATTAAAGTTAGGCGACAAAGTATGGGGTGTTGTACCAGTTGAACAACAAGGTTGTCATGCTGGTTATGTAATTGTAGATAATACCTTG GTCAGTTTACAACCTAAGAATCTATCTTACATTGAAGCAGCTAGTATATTATATGCAGGGCTTACAGCATGGTCTGCATTATGGATTACTGGTGGATTATGTTATAAAACTGCCATGGCCATCAGAAAGAATAACAGAATTTTAATATTGGGTGGTTCAGGTGGTGTAGGAACTATGGCTATACAACTTGCAAAGGCTTGGAATATGCAT GTCATAACCACTTGCAGCAGTGATGCAGTTAATCTAGTGCATAAATTAGGAGCCGATGTTGTAATTGATTATAAATTGAATGATGCAGATTCCAAAATAATTATGGAGGGACC ATACAGCATAATTTTGGATTGTGCTAATCAAGGTCCCTATGAAATACGTTCAAAAGGTTATCCCCATTGTACATACATAACTTTAAATTCaccattattaaaaaatattgatcAACATGGACTAATTGCCGGAGCTGTAAAAAACGTGGGAGAGTTGATCAGGTATAACGTTCCAACGGTCGAAAATAAAAGTTGCGTAAAATGGGGCTTTTTTGCACCTTCTCAAACAGGAATTAAAACCCTTCAAGAATATGTTGAAAGTGGAGAG GTTGTTCCTGTAGTTAAAAAAGTATATCCATTCCAAGAGTTACCAGTGGCATACAATCGAGTGGCACAAGGCCACTTAAGAGGTAAAATAGTTATTGATATGAGATAA
- the LOC117220268 gene encoding NAD(P)H oxidoreductase RTN4IP1, mitochondrial isoform X2 — protein MLKRAVWRLKSTFWNVQSRPASKLSVKHKENIEDKMQAWQIHSYDGLEELKLSNVRIPIIARPTDVLIKVEASSVNPIDIAMTRYGSAVLNFMRKARTFTSGGQYEGLELPLTLGRDFSGIIVSKGHGVGNRLKLGDKVWGVVPVEQQGCHAGYVIVDNTLVSLQPKNLSYIEAASILYAGLTAWSALWITGGLCYKTAMAIRKNNRILILGGSGGVGTMAIQLAKAWNMHVITTCSSDAVNLVHKLGADVVIDYKLNDADSKIIMEGPYSIILDCANQGPYEIRSKGYPHCTYITLNSPLLKNIDQHGLIAGAVKNVGELIRYNVPTVENKSCVKWGFFAPSQTGIKTLQEYVESGEVVPVVKKVYPFQELPVAYNRVAQGHLRGKIVIDMR, from the exons ATGTTAAAAAGGGCAGTATGGCGTTTAAAATCAACATTTTGGAATGTTCAATCACGACCCGCTAGTAAGTTGTCAGTCAAACATAAGGAAAATATTGAAGACAAAATGCAAGCATGGCAGATACACTCGTATGATGGTTTAGAAGAATTAAAGTTGTCAAACGTCAGAATTCCAATAATCGCTAGACCAACAGATGTATTAATAAAAGTCGAAGCGTCTAGCGTGAATCCAATAGACATTGCTATGACAA GATATGGATCAGCAGTTTTAAATTTTATGCGAAAAGCAAGAACATTTACCAGTGGTGGACAATACGAAGGATTGGAACTACCTTTAACGCTTGGTAGAGATTTTTCTGGTATAATAGTTTCAAAAGGACACGGTGTGGGCAATAGATTAAAGTTAGGCGACAAAGTATGGGGTGTTGTACCAGTTGAACAACAAGGTTGTCATGCTGGTTATGTAATTGTAGATAATACCTTG GTCAGTTTACAACCTAAGAATCTATCTTACATTGAAGCAGCTAGTATATTATATGCAGGGCTTACAGCATGGTCTGCATTATGGATTACTGGTGGATTATGTTATAAAACTGCCATGGCCATCAGAAAGAATAACAGAATTTTAATATTGGGTGGTTCAGGTGGTGTAGGAACTATGGCTATACAACTTGCAAAGGCTTGGAATATGCAT GTCATAACCACTTGCAGCAGTGATGCAGTTAATCTAGTGCATAAATTAGGAGCCGATGTTGTAATTGATTATAAATTGAATGATGCAGATTCCAAAATAATTATGGAGGGACC ATACAGCATAATTTTGGATTGTGCTAATCAAGGTCCCTATGAAATACGTTCAAAAGGTTATCCCCATTGTACATACATAACTTTAAATTCaccattattaaaaaatattgatcAACATGGACTAATTGCCGGAGCTGTAAAAAACGTGGGAGAGTTGATCAGGTATAACGTTCCAACGGTCGAAAATAAAAGTTGCGTAAAATGGGGCTTTTTTGCACCTTCTCAAACAGGAATTAAAACCCTTCAAGAATATGTTGAAAGTGGAGAG GTTGTTCCTGTAGTTAAAAAAGTATATCCATTCCAAGAGTTACCAGTGGCATACAATCGAGTGGCACAAGGCCACTTAAGAGGTAAAATAGTTATTGATATGAGATAA